The following nucleotide sequence is from Anopheles stephensi strain Indian chromosome 3, UCI_ANSTEP_V1.0, whole genome shotgun sequence.
TCCAGGGTATCCACCTGCCCCGGTGCCTAGATAGCCAATGCCACCACCAACCCCCAACCCACCGAGTCCACCTCCAGCACCTCCATATCCATTCAGTCCTCCGATACCGTAGCCGGGTGTGCTGTACGGATTGCTGTACAAAGCCTGCTGACTGTACGGTGACGTGTACAGGGGATTGTGATGTCCTCCGTACGGGTGGTAGCTGTAGCCTGTGCCTGCATAAAGCGATCAAGAGTTAAGTCGTTGGAATTCCAGTCACATTTTGAAAGCACTTTACCGAAGTAGCTTAATTCCCTGGAACGACGCTCGGGGATGGTTTGATCATCGCGCCATTTCGCTTCCAGCGGTTGCAGGAACGTTGCCAGTGCGGTATCTTTCGATCCAGCAATGTCCTCACGATCGGATGGCGCGCCCTGACAGGATACGGCTAGCGCCAGGACCAGAAACGCTACAGCTGCGGATCTCATCTTGCACTACGATATGAATTCACTTGTCGGACTTGCACGTGCAAAAGTGGTTATGTCCAGCAAAGTGCCAGGAACATCGCTTAAATAGCAGAATCAAAATATGACCCGAGCGAACGACAAGCTTCCAAAGGCAGTGCAGATAATAACAATGCGACACATTGTTTTACCAATCGAGTTCCATTACATCAGACGGTTGTAAAGTGTGGCCAAGTGGCCGAAGGTCCAACTTTTTCCCTTTCAAGGATGGACATTGTTCTGGCCAAAAATTTGCATCCTCTCCGCACAGTTGGTCATAAATGTCCGTAAAACAATACGCCCCAGGTGTTACGTGTTTAGAAAAGAAGgccctcttttttttcgaggGAAGGCAAATTTGGAACTTCACATCGACAACAGACGGTCATGAACCGCGCGAGCATGTCAACCGAGCGGCCAGAAATAGACCACGCACGGGCGCAATAACCTGGACGCGGATCGCGGTGTAAAAGTTTGTTAAACTGTAACCGGTTTTCCTGCAtatgtcgtcgtcgtcgtcgtcgtcgtctatTGGCCTTTTGCTGGTGTAAATGGGCAGGGGAGGGAGTCAACTTGACATTGGACACATGCCAGCCCAGTCCAGCAGAGGAGACGCTAACTGAAGCTGGTGACGACTGAGTCACCGTGGTGAGGGTAAGCATTCGGAATTAGCATGTTTAGCCCCCGCCCCAACCGACCGATTGGCTACCATGGAGAGTAGAATCATCGTGATGGAGCAACTTTAAGCTGTGTCCGAATCGGTGGCGCATTTCATTTATCGCATTACAACAACTCGAGAACGCACTTCCCGCACAACAATAACAAGCGCAGATCGACAGTTGAGTCCGGTCCGGTTAGCTTCAAACAGGATAGCTGGGAAAGCAACGGGCAACCCGCAAATGCCAAACTTTATTTCGATCGTAAAAGCGTCCATTCGGGGTCCTAATTAGTCGGAAGTGAACTAAGGGAGAATTTGGGGTTGAGAAACGGGCCATTGGTTTGGTACACGGGTAGAACTGTGTACTGTTGACCATCGCTAAAGCGTACGGGTCGTGTAATTATGAGTCATTTCCAAGTTTCGCTTTTTTGCGAGACGTTTATAGCTACTGTTTACAGTTGgttatacttttttttgcgccaGGATGCGCAGTGAATTCTAGAAAAAGAGATATCGCAACGTGGTATTCTGCTTTCGATGGCATTAGTCAAGGGGGTATCAATATCAATATCAATAAGTAATGCAAATTAAAGATGGACAGTAGATGATGGGTTAAGGAATTTACATTCAACAAGGAAATCGTTGAAGCTGTTGGTCTAGGCGGTCTAAGTCAGAACCGTCTAATTAGCGACGAGTGACACGTCATACTATAGTGCCCAAGGAAAGAAATATGCCAATAACCTGCCAGCAACGTTCATGACGATTGTCAAGCTGTTTCACCGTAATCGCAGCGTGATGCTGGGAATGTATCGCCTGGGGTATTAAACATTGGAAGTAATCATCTCTCTAGCTTACTACTTCATTGCACGGTTAGAATCCGAtgcggtgctctcagtagggATCTGAGCCATAAAAGCTTTGTGGGATCATACAGAGGTTTATTCACAGTTTAACAAGACCCGCTACATCGCTCAATTTTCTTGCGATTTTGTGCATTGGCTTATCTAACAAAGAGTTATCTAAACAAAGCTTCTGATAACTCACATCACACTTTTCTCTCTTTTAGGGCTGAAGATGTAAATCGGTAAGCTGAGATCAGCCATCTTCATGTAGACTTAGATACTTAGTCGATGGCCACTACAAACAGAACACAGAAAACCGAAGATGCTAGGGTTCATTGCCAATTCTGACCCTAGCTAGCTATGAGTCGGAATTATAGAACACTAGGAACTATAGAATAAGTAATTCAactcccatccagaccgtctccccgtacgcaaaaCTGACTATCTAGCTGAGGGTAACAtccaagtcatagaaagccagaaatctTGACTAAGCCTATGATGATTGACTAGCCTACTATGATCAAGCGATCAGGATTATAAGCGATCCTGATTTGTTGACTTAGTGGAATATTAATGTCCCTGAACGAACTATTAAAATTTCAAAGTTAATAACTCCTAAACTTCAAGCACATTATATAGCCATTACGAGCCAATTCTAGTAATATCACATTACTTAGCCTTGAATTGGGGCGATCTGGGTGTGAATATGTCTCCAAGTATCCAATCAAAAGTCTAAACCATCTTAAACTCACGGTGAAAACGAGGGATGTCAAAAATCTACAACTCCCAGTTAGTTAGTAGGACGACATTACACAAACCCACACAGATAATCTGTAGCTGATTTGTTGAAGGATTTTAGACCGAGAACTAGAGTGAAAGGTGCGAGGAGCTTAAATAACATGGCTGACAAACACTGCCATAGGGAGTAGAGCGTTATTCGACATGTGATATTAGTTCTCAAAGATTATCGTAGTTGATGTatccttttttaaattttaatagaaTGGAAATGTCGAATTACACACCGCAAATCCCATATCCTCGTGACAACGGCACGCCATCCCTACTCGGTGTAGATCAAAAATCCCGGCACGTTAGCGATCGTTACGGTCGTAGCAATTACACTTGCAAAACTTCCCCGAACGACTCACATACCGGCAGGTGTCACGGTTTCGGCCCCATCGAGGTCCACGTTCGCCTCGTTCATCGCTCGAGCTCGAACTGTGGCTGCCCGAGTGCGAACGATCGTCCCGACCGAAGATGTGCCCGAGCACTTCACGCACATGATCGTTGGCGGTGTGTTTGGCGGAAACTTGCTTTCCCGTACCGCCGGAACCAATTTCCACGGCCGATGTCGTGTTGTGACATACGGTGAGGATAAGAACCATCACCAGCGTCCAGCGAAACGAACCTAAATGGCGGTGCTCCATGTTACGGACAACAGTTTCCAAATACGACTAAACCGATTGCCGGACGGGCCCGTTTTTTATTgagatggtttttgttt
It contains:
- the LOC118511634 gene encoding keratin-3, type I cytoskeletal 51 kDa-like — encoded protein: MRSAAVAFLVLALAVSCQGAPSDREDIAGSKDTALATFLQPLEAKWRDDQTIPERRSRELSYFGTGYSYHPYGGHHNPLYTSPYSQQALYSNPYSTPGYGIGGLNGYGGAGGGLGGLGVGGGIGYLGTGAGGYPGAQFGYSGFGQGAGAYPYGGGFNVGQSPYGGGYGTQLGGYYNRGLYV